The sequence below is a genomic window from Sorangiineae bacterium MSr12523.
GCCCCGGCCGCGTGGGACGGCCTCGCGACGTTCCTCAAGCAGCAGGGCATCTCGCCCATGTACGCCGAGCAAGTCGGCTTGCTCGTTCCGCGGTCGTCGGGCGCGGGTCACTACGACCGGTTCCGTCACCGGCTCATGTTCGCCGTCGTCGACCCGCAGGGACGCGTGGTTGCCTTCAGCGGCCGAAGCTTGCGCGCCCTCCCCGAGTCGGAGGACCCCGGGGCGGGCCGGGGCGGCGAGAAGCCTGCAAAGTACATTAATTCGCCCGAGAGCCCGATTTACAGCAAAGGGCAGATGCTTTTCGGCATCTACCAAGCGCGTCATGCGATCCGGGAGGACCAATGCGCGGTCGTCGTCGAGGGCAACTTCGATTGCGTCTCGCTCCAGGCGCGCGGCATCAAGAACGTCGTCGCGCCCCTCGGCACGGCGTTCACCACGGACCAGGCGAAGTTGCTCAAGCGCTATGCCTCCCGCGTCGTGTTGCTCTTCGACGCGGACAACGCAGGGCGCAAAGCCACGCGGGCTTCGCGTGGACCTCTGCGTGACGCGGGGCTCGGGGCCAAGGTCGGGAACTTGCCCGCCGGCGTCGATCCGGACGAATTTCTCCGCACGCGCGGGGTACAGGCGCTCAACGAAGTCTTGGCACATGCGCGGGGCATGCTCGAATACCTGATCGATAGCGCGCTCGATGCGGGCTTCACCGCCGCCGACGCCCACGAGCGTGCCGCGCGCGTCGCGGAAGTGTCACAACTTCTCGCGGAGGAGGACGATCCTCTCATTAAGATGATGGCCAAGACCCACGCCGACCAAGTTGCGGGACGCATCGATTTGCGCCTCGTCGATCGCGTGGCGCGTCATGTTCCCGACGAACCTTTTCGCGCGCTGGTCGAGGCGGTGAAGCGCGCGGTGGCCAAAGCTGGCCCGCCGCCCACGTTGCGCCGCGGCGAAACGCCGGAGCCGCCGAAGCGCGCGCGCCTTCAGACGCGGGCACCCGATGCGCGGGCACGCGCCGCTCTGGTGGGGGCCCTCATCGAGTACCCCGAGCTGCTCCGCGATCCCGAGGTCGAAGGCTGGCTTTCGCTGCTGGAGGGGCCTTCGGCGCGCACGGTGGCCGCATTGGCGCAGTCGTGCAACCTGTCCGGGGATGGGCGACTCGATACGGACCTGTTCCAAACGCGTCTTTCGGGTATCGATCCTGCCATTCGCGCCTTCGCCGCAGAGCGGCTAGCCGCCCCAACACACGACAACGTCGAGACGGCCAAGATGCAAGCGTCCCGAGCGGCGGAGGTTCTTCGCGCGATTCGGTTGGAAGAAACGACGCGCGAGGCCATCGACAACCAGAGAAATGAAGGCGATTTCGAATCCCAAGTGGCGTTGGCGGCCGAGCATGCGCGCCAAGTTTTGGCGACCCGAGGCGATGCCCCAAAAAACCGACCGTACGCTCCGGTAACTGGAGCGACCATCCACCGCCCTGAGCCGGAGGGGTTGAATTCTTCAAAAATCTTTCGTGTAGACCCTGGACCCAAAGCCGAACCCGAGTATTAGGACGGGTCGCTCACAAAGAAATCGACTGATTCGTGCTTCATCCGAAAAGATTTCGACGTAGTCCTTCAGAGACTTTCAGACTTTTCGCCTTCTCCCTTCACTTCACATAGTCCCTTCCTTCACGTGACCTTCCCATGAAACCTCACGAGGTATAAGACGCGATGGCGACGAAGAACCGCGACCGGAAAGAAGTTCAGCAGCTCATCGAGGCTGGCAAAACCAAGGGTTTTCTCACCTACGAAGAGGTGAATGACGCTTTGCCGGCCGATGTCGTTGCCGATCAGATGGACGACGTGATGGGCGTCCTCGGCGACGAGGACATCGAGATCGTCGACGCTGCGACGCAGGTCAAAATCGCCCCCACGCGCATCGCCGCCGAGGAAGCTGCGGAGAAGACCAAACAGGTCCCGCGCTCGGAGAAGGAAGAAGCCGACGACGGAAGCTATTACTCGAAGTCGAACGATCCGGTTCGCATGTACCTGCGCAAGATGGGAAGCGTCTCGCTTCTCACGCGCGAGGGCGAAGTCGAGATCGCGAAGCGCATCGAGACCGGTGAGCACACGATTCTGGGCGCCATTCTGAATAGCCCGGTGGCCGTTCGCGAGATCATCGATCTGGGTGACAAGCTTCGCAAACACAAGATCCGGGTGAAGGACATCATCCGCGACGCGGAGGACGAGGACCGCGAGTTCGACGAGGAGGAGGCGGATCGCCGCATTTTGCGCCTCATCGAAAAAGTGCGTCATCTCGACAAGGCGACGCAGGAGCTGCGCGTGCAGCTTCAGGGCGCGAGCGCCGCGCGCAAGAAGAGCATCGACGCGGAGATCGACGGCAACCGCGCGAAGATGGTCGAGACGCTCGAGGACATGCGTCTCAACAAGAAGACGATCGATCGCGTCGTCATGAAGCTCCGCACCTTGATCCAGAAGATCGAGCGCGCGGAGAGCGGCTCGACGGAGATCGAAAAGCGCACCGGC
It includes:
- the dnaG gene encoding DNA primase — protein: MISPQTIALVRERTDIVALILESVPTLKRRGRSFTGLCPFHKEKSPSFHVNPDRGFFHCFGCKEGGSAIDFVMKLDGLSFPEAVRALAERAGIAIEEDVRERTEVDRQRKQRDDLYSVNNLAATFFEQQLREHPHAGYALEELARRELVPTWWAAHAAGVKSSAAIDEVLQAFRIGYAPAAWDGLATFLKQQGISPMYAEQVGLLVPRSSGAGHYDRFRHRLMFAVVDPQGRVVAFSGRSLRALPESEDPGAGRGGEKPAKYINSPESPIYSKGQMLFGIYQARHAIREDQCAVVVEGNFDCVSLQARGIKNVVAPLGTAFTTDQAKLLKRYASRVVLLFDADNAGRKATRASRGPLRDAGLGAKVGNLPAGVDPDEFLRTRGVQALNEVLAHARGMLEYLIDSALDAGFTAADAHERAARVAEVSQLLAEEDDPLIKMMAKTHADQVAGRIDLRLVDRVARHVPDEPFRALVEAVKRAVAKAGPPPTLRRGETPEPPKRARLQTRAPDARARAALVGALIEYPELLRDPEVEGWLSLLEGPSARTVAALAQSCNLSGDGRLDTDLFQTRLSGIDPAIRAFAAERLAAPTHDNVETAKMQASRAAEVLRAIRLEETTREAIDNQRNEGDFESQVALAAEHARQVLATRGDAPKNRPYAPVTGATIHRPEPEGLNSSKIFRVDPGPKAEPEY